One genomic window of Salmo salar chromosome ssa12, Ssal_v3.1, whole genome shotgun sequence includes the following:
- the LOC106565795 gene encoding death-inducer obliterator 1 isoform X3, whose protein sequence is MPGDTTAEGQDGQVGPVRRSGRQAKRTDKLEEFLLTTKRTRTVGRRSAPGSVEGGDPPSQTHTDAETASEASCDGNTEAKSVEGKPDSPVRKTSRKRTTRNAKGRGSCRGGSVSDDGSSDNEEKGSGDAPKEPQPQPQEEKEEDKKTIIPEKKEEEDTVQPQPEQDSVKKEVSEKEEKEDEKEENEKEESEEKPVETSGRHASRSSSPAKAASRATNPNKRDTKSRGGAKTRKDKEDEDDDEYSSSSSDSGDTEGYDPNALYCICRQKHNKRFMICCDRCEEWFHGDCVGITEARGRLMERNGEDYVCPNCTTKKSQTAKPNGKLKAAVPGARKAEQSPSVAASSPTAAAGADEKGGDDLGIKGRIEKTTNPSGKKKIKIFQAATEESNLPKCIGPGCEKNALKDSVYCGSECILRHAAAAMAAKSISEPKQKDEPKQKDQDKAKGQKKTPGTRATPKKNSTTGRKTSKKSTEEEESDAEADEDGDEESHEEHPPPPAMSSWSSDHNYNAVTPEKTTPIAPPTVLNKTSPEKESEEDQSEKEPTPPEKKSPASTVPLKGGKKSPGPKVLKIYTRRNKPATPVSSAKAPKKQPYPPPSKTTKSKKPPPPPAVLTPSAPGSLDAPRHHVTGALRVGKSSFTIPKKQAQPQPQQRDSLGRSPSRIPSSPAPSSRRPDPATLAPSMMCPTAPPNNQMRQNIRRSLTDILYKRVSDSDDLNMSENEVGKLAVNIEKEMFNLCLCTDSKYKNKYRGLMFNLKDPKNKGLFYRVVWGEVSPFRLVRLSADELLSKEISEWRKPDTTEAPSARSQTGQSKSSHRQDAGPHDVDMEDAPPMSDGDVCISGTSPSPRMASAAEQEEAGSTPFSGSVQAGVRSGSALPDIFSMMRDTTAEHRAHLFDLNCKICTGQKSADDEPAAKKAKLSKKPEVRHEVRRLPRSSSGEGAPVNYPGSETPVPEPLPYHEDASIMLPPPQTPAPVTVPAVSSVSITRRDPRMARHSSGVTVSHSAPDTSMVAPISTDTYSRPIPTDTYSRPIPAEPTPVVVMEVVPKGPLPMPPAPPPSIPRPVMQKAASSEPPPEGETAIFLHSQEMMWKGFVNMHTVAKFVTKAYLVSGTFEHLKEDLPDTIHIGGRISPSTVWDYVGKLKTSLSKELCLIRFHPATEEEEVAYVSLFSYFSSRKRFGVVANNNRRIKDLYLIPLSAKDPLPSKLLPFDGPGLEPARPNLLLGLVICQKDKKRAVASFEAEEKRSMTQIRDLDDTGLPKPTSAIKAEVKAEKALRYTQDLPFNTSPPGTPPSLSSSETSSTSMAASSVLAFLSSVKAPATGRESPSSSSALSSATNATPLQTILKTLFGNKMHDSEASLSPSEHGAVDVSAGPATLLDPIVQQFGQISKEKQVEEDEDDRPYDPEEEYDPGMGYGAPQKLVKEPEVIKQPEATDLDDVAYDPEDDTIFEEVRTDVPGQARAAPGGLTEQQKMLEDLNKQIEEQKRQLEEQEESIHQPVSTIGTSAASFSVIDSLISQPSLLANSQLLQLGKKVDELMKSSSAAAPLINQRRDPRQSRDPRPSRDPRRLTSDSIEKEETPLPAPVSATTQPPQTDVQEPETPLSQEEVITESLPFLESDTTEESIPLLGEHVEPDMEVNYVEKRTVESEEVDPTKSDFDKYSIWPNAASILKTGEISNSEQNSQESTSAGYFKMSANNNSSASPTIHVLSQNVTQDSSTLVDTQSSHMLHMETSGYMGYGAPPDIPPTATFPPHLGPPPMQGPPPMLGPPPMQSIPSLSGSLPMQRPPPIPVPSPMQVESDQSQYSQYGPTPAAYPPYQNQWGGSQQQYEAPLGPPLQTMSGGHPPFQPMGQRAPPPQMFNSPMGSLAPQHTGQQGPPPVQFIEGHGLPPPPTFDGQNGLTQARFTGPPPPFNFPGPRGPPPPFTGPPPGHFDNRGPPPSHFPGPRGPPPSHFGDHGSQAPMIDPPRAPVDQYNNASVGSYQQSMDHHQGQTPPHMYKDNQAPPPGPSYRGPPHYQYEGRRGAPPSGDVGEQRFHPPNQFRDSRAPSPPPHRGSYDDQRHPQDHRGGPPQHFGGPDRFRLDNPVDLRPTRHSGPLLPTPPEGPIPLPNRMGGHSPESHRDDHWRRHSPDMRRSSSTREGSEPRGGDSASRLEGGHKDREPIPVSSGLSERQKDLSEDRRRERNREGPQGARPWDRSQGKRWSRERDRGRERDRGERERSRERDRSRGRAGERHRAPEGERHRAPEGERHRAPEGERHRAPEGDGHRAPEGDGHRAPEGDGHRAPEGDGHRASEGDGHRAPEGDGHRAPEGDGHRNQETDKRKDRERDRDRERDRVRGREPDRRDYDRERARNRDRERDRERKRDRSRDRDRGREREPDRRENDRDRARDRERDKDRDRRDRSKSKEKREDKKESNKSYVPKENDKPAEVESDKNTS, encoded by the exons TGCACCTAAagagccccagcctcagccccaggaggagaaggaggaggacaaGAAGACAATCATCCCTgaaaagaaagaggaggaggatacagTGCAGCCGCAGCCAGAGCAGGACTCTGTGAAGAAAGAAGTGTCAGAAAAAGAAGAGAAGGAGGACGAGAAGGAGGAAAATGAAAAAGAAGAGAGCGAGGAAAAGCCCGTGGAGACCAGTGGGAGGCATGCCTCCAGGTCCAGCAGTCCTGCCAAGGCGGCCAGTAGGGCCACCAACCCAAACAAGAGAGACACCAAGTCCAGAGGAGGGGCAAAAACCCGCAAAGACAAGGAGGATGAGGACGATGATGAATATTCATCATCATCCAGTGACTCGGGCGACACTGAAGGATATGACCCTAATGCATTGTACTGCATCTGTCGACAGAAACACAACAAAAG GTTCATGATCTGCTGCGACCGCTGTGAGGAGTGGTTCCATGGAGACTGTGTGGGCATCACTGAGGCTCGTGGACGTCTGATGGAGAGGAACGGGGAGGACTACGTCTGCCCCAACTGCACCACCAAGAAGAGCCAGACAGCCAAGCCCAATGGCAAACTCAAAGCAGCTGTCCCTGGGGCCCGCAAGGCCGAGCAGAGCCCCTCTGTGGCAGCTTCCTCACCTACAGCTGCTGCTGGTGCAGATGAGAAGGGTGGAGATGACTTGGGTATTAAAGGGAGAATAGAGAAAACAACAAACCCCAGTGGAAAAAAGAAGATCAAGATTTTTCAGGCA GCAACAGAGGAGTCTAATCTGCCCAAATGTATCGGGCCAGGCTGTGAGAAGAACGCCCTGAAGGACTCTGTCTACTGCGGCAGCGAGTGTATCCTGAGACATGCCGCCGCAGCCATGGCAGCCAAGTCCATCTCTGAGCCCAAGCAGAAAGATGAACCTAAGCAGAAAGACCAAGACAAGGCCAAGGGACAGAAGAAAACACCTGGTACCAGGGCAACGCCCAAG aAGAATTCCACCACTGGGAGGAAGACCAGCAAGAAGTCCACAGAGGAGGAAGAGTCTGACGCTGAGGCTGATGAGGATGGTGATGAAGAGTCACACGAAGAGCATCCACCGCCACCCGCCATGTCGTCCTGGTCCAGCGACCATAATTACAATGCAGTAACGCCAGAAAAGACTACACCCATAGCACCaccaacagtgttaaacaaaacgT CTCCTGAAAAGGAGAGTGAAGAGGACCAGAGTGAGAAGGAACCAACCCCCCCTGAGAAGAAGTCTCCTGCTTCCACAGTGCCACTCAAAGGAGGAAAGAAGTCTCCTGGTCCCAAAGTATTAAAGATATACACCAGACGCAATAAACCAGCAACTCCAGTCAGCAGTGCTAAGGCACCAAAGAAACAACCATATCCCCCTCCTAGCAAAACAACCAAATCCAagaaaccaccaccaccacctgctgTCCTGACCCCTTCTGCCCCTGGCTCTCTAGACGCCCCACGACATCACGTCACAGGGGCCCTGAGGGTCGGCAAGTCCAGCTTTACCATCCCTAAGAAGCaggcccagccccagccccagcagaGAGACTCCTTAGGCCGTAGTCCGTCAAGAATCCCGTCCTCACCAGCCCCCTCCTCCCGACGCCCTGATCCAGCCACTTTAGCACCTTCCATGATGTGCCCGACGGCTCCGCCCAACAACCAGATGAGACAGAACATCCGCCGCTCGCTCACAGACATCCTATACAAGAG GGTGAGTGACAGTGATGATTTGAATATGTCTGAGAACGAGGTGGGAAAACTGGCTGTCAACATTGAGAAAGAGATGTTCAACCTCTGCTTGTGCACAGACAGCAAGTACAAGAACAAGTACAGGGGCCTCATGTTCAACCTGAAGGACCCCAAAAACAAG GGCCTTTTCTAtagggtggtctggggagaggtcAGCCCCTTCAGGCTGGTGAGGCTGAGTGCAGATGAGCTGCTCTCCAAAGAGATCTCAGAGTGGAGGAAGCCTGACACCACTGAG GCTCCCAGCGCTAGATCCCAGACAGGGCAGTCCAAATCGAGCCATAGGCAGGATGCTGGCCCCCATGATGTGGACATGGAGGACGCTCCTCCAATGTCTGATGGAGATGTATGTATCTCTGGCACCTCCCCATCTCCTCGCATGGCATCTGCTGCA GAACAAGAGGAAGCTGGCTCCACTCCCTTCTCTGGCTCAGTTCAGGCTGGGGTGAGGAGTGGCAGTGCCCTGCCAGATATCTTTAGCATGATGCGGGACACCACGGCCGAACACAGGGCCCACCTCTTTGACCTCAACTGCAAAATCTGTACAG gCCAGAAGTCTGCAGACGATGAACCAGCAGCCAAGAAGGCCAAACTCTCCAAGAAGCCCGAGGTGAGGCATGAGGTGAGACGCTTGCCCAGGTCCTCCTCAGGTGAAGGTGCCCCGGTCAATTATCCCGGCAGTGAGACGCCAGTCCCTGAGCCCCTGCCCTACCATGAGGACGCAAGCATCATGTTACCTCCACCCCAGACCCCAGCCCCTGTCACCGTACCAGCCGTCTCCTCTGTCAGCATCACCCGCAGAGATCCCCGCATGGCAAGACACAGCTCTGGAGTGACGGTCAGCCACTCAGCCCCAGACACCTCCATGGTGGCACCAATCTCAACAGATACCTATTCAAGACCCATTCCAACAGATACCTATTCAAGACCTATCCCAGCAGAGCCTACTCCGGTtgtagtgatggaggtggtgCCCAAGGGGCCCCTCCCCATGCCCCCGGctcctccaccctccatccccaGGCCCGTCATGCAGAAAGCTGCCTCGTCAGAGCCTCCTCCAGAGGGTGAGACCGCCATCTTCCTCCATAGTCAGGAGATGATGTGGAAAGGATTCGTCAACATGCACACCGTGGCTAAGTTTGTCACTAAAGCATACCTGGTCTCAGGAACCTTTGAGCACCTGAAAGAG GATCTACCTGACACCATCCACATCGGAGGCCGAATCTCCCCCAGCACCGTGTGGGACTATGTGGGGAAACTAAAAACGTCTCTGTCCAAG GAGCTGTGTCTGATCCGGTTCCATCCAgccacagaggaagaggaggtggcctacgtctctctcttctcttattTCAGTAGCAGGAAGCGCTTTGGAGTGGTCGCCAACAACAACCGACGCATCAAAGACCTGTACCTCATCCCCTTGAGCGCCAAGGACCCTCTGCCCTCCAAACTGTTACCCTTCGATGGGCCAG GTCTTGAGCCAGCGCGCCCTAACCTCCTCCTCGGCTTGGTGATCTGCCAGAAGGACAAGAAGCGTGCTGTAGCCTCCTTTGAGGCTGAAGAGAAGCGTTCCATGACCCAAATCAGAGACCTAGATGACACAGGCCTTCCAAAACCAACCTCGGCCATCAAGGCTGAAGTGAAAGCAGAGAAAGCCTTGCGGTACACCCAAGATCTTCCCTTCAACACATCCCCCCCaggtacacctccctctctcagctccTCAGAGACCTCATCCACCTCCATGGCAGCCTCATCAGTGCTGGCCTTCCTGTCTTCTGTCAAAGCCCCTGCTACAGGCAGAGAGTCACCTTCCTccagctctgctctgtcctctgcTACCAATGCCACCCCCCTTCAGACCATCCTGAAGACTTTGTTTGGGAACAAGATGCATGACTCTGAGGCGTCCTTGTCCCCTTCTGAGCATGGTGCTGTTGACGTCTCAGCCGGCCCTGCCACTCTGCTTGATCCCATCGTTCAGCAGTTTGGACAGATTTCTAAGGAGAAGCaggtggaggaggatgaggatgatcgACCATATGACCCAGAGGAGGAGTATGACCCAGGTATGGGCTATGGAGCACCCCAGAAGTTAGTTAAAGAACCTGAGGTCATCAAGCAGCCAGAGGCTACGGATCTAGACGATGTGGCCTATGATCCGGAGGATGACACCATCTTTGAGGAGGTCAGGACTGATGTCCCTGGTCAAGCCAGGGCCGCACCTGGAGGTCTGACCGAACAGCAGAAAATGCTGGAGGATCTCAACAAACAGATTGAGGAGCAGAAACGTCAGCTTGAGGAGCAGGAGGAATCCATCCACCAACCAGTGTCAACCATAGGGACATCAGCTGCCTCGTTCTCAGTCATTGACAGCTTGATCtcacagccatccctactggccAACAGTCAGCTCCTGCAGCTGGGAAAAAAGGTTGATGAGTTGATGAAATCCTCCTCTGCTGCCGCTCCTTTGATTAACCAGAGAAGGGACCCAAGGCAGAGCAGGGACCCCAGGCCGAGTAGGGACCCCAGGAGGCTAACCTCAGACTCAATAGAAAAAGAAGAGACACCTCTTCCTGCTCCTGTCTCAGCCACCACGcaaccaccacagactgatgtcCAAGAACCAGAAACACCACTGTCCCAAGAAGAGGTTATAACAGAATCTCTTCCCTTCCTGGAATCAGACACAACAGAGGAGTCCATTCCCCTGTTAGGTGAGCATGTAGAACCTGATATGGAGGTCAATTACGTGGAGAAACGAACTGTGGAATCGGAGGAAGTCGACCCAACCAAGAGTGACTTTGACAAATACAGTATTTGGCCAAATGCagccagcattttaaagacaggaGAGATTTCTAATTCTGAGCAGAACAGTCAAGAGTCTACGTCCGCTGGCTACTTCAAGATGTCCGCAAACAACAACTCCTCAGCTTCACCTACAATTCATGTACTGTCTCAGAATGTCACCCAGGATAGCTCCACCCTGGTGGACACCCAATCCTCCCACATGTTACACATGGAAACATCAGGCTACATGGGCTATGGAGCTCCTCCTGACATTCCTCCAACAGCCACCTTCCCACCCCACCTTGGACCCCCACCGATGCAGGGTCCACCTCCAATGCTTGGGCCACCACCCATGCAGAGTATTCCTTCCTTGTCAGGCTCTCTACCTATGCAGAGACCTCCACCCATACCGGTTCCTTCACCCATGCAAGTGGAGAGTGACCAGTCTCAGTACTCTCAGTATGGGCCAACTCCTGCTGCTTACCCTCCCTATCAGAACCAGTGGGGTGGCTCTCAGCAGCAGTATGAGGCACCCCTTGGACCTCCACTCCAGACCATGAGTGGAGGACACCCTCCATTCCAGCCGATGGGCCAGAGAGCTCCACCTCCCCAGATGTTCAATTCCCCCATGGGTTCCCTGGCTCCCCAGCACACGGGGCAGCAAGGCCCACCTCCAGTCCAGTTCATAGAGGGCCATGGCCTTCCCCCACCTCCTACTTTTGATGGGCAAAATGGTCTAACTCAAGCAAGGTTCACTGGACCCCCTCCTCCATTCAACTTCCCTGGACCCAGAGGCCCCCCTCCTCCCTTCACAGGGCCTCCCCCAGGCCACTTTGACAACAGAGGACCCCCTCCATCCCACTTCCCCGGACCTAGAGGTCCTCCGCCTTCTCATTTTGGGGATCATGGGTCCCAAGCACCCATGATCGACCCACCAAGAGCCCCTGTAGACCAGTACAACAATGCCAGTGTTGGTTCCTACCAGCAGAGCATGGACCATCACCAGGGTCAGACCCCTCCACACATGTACAAAGACAACCAGGCTCCCCCACCAGGCCCCTCTTACAGAGGACCTCCACACTACCAGTATGAGGGGCGGAGAGGCGCGCCTCCCAGTGGAGATGTGGGTGAACAGCGTTTCCATCCACCTAACCAGTTTCGGGACTCTAGAGCAccctccccaccaccacacagGGGATCTTATGATGACCAGAGACACCCTCAAGACCACCGGGGGGGCCCACCTCAGCATTTCGGAGGACCTGACCGGTTTCGACTTGACAATCCAGTAGACTTAAGACCAACGCGCCACAGTGGGCCACTGCTCCCGACCCCTCCAGAGGGCCCCATACCTCTACCAAACCGCATGGGGGGCCACAGCCCAGAGTCCCACAGGGATGACCACTGGCGACGACACTCGCCTGACATGAGAAGGAGCAGCTCCACCAGAGAGGGCTCAGAGCCCCGCGGTGGAGACAGTGCCAGTCGGCTTGAGGGTGGCCACAAAGACCGGGAGCCAATCCCTGTTTCCTCTGGGTTGTCGGAAAGGCAGAAGGATCTGTCTGAGGAccgcaggagagagaggaaccgTGAGGGGCCCCAAGGGGCCAGGCCATGGGACAGGAGCCAGGGCAAGCGCTGGAGccgggagagggacagaggcagggagagagaccgaGGAGAGAGGGAACGCAGCCGGGAGAGAGACCGCAGCAGAGGGAGGGCGGGAGAGCGGCACAGGGCTCCAGAGGGAGAGCGGCACAGGGCTCCAGAGGGAGAGCGGCACAGGGCTCCAGAGGGAGAGCGGCACAGGGCTCCAGAGGGAGACGGGCACAGGGCTCCAGAGGGAGACGGGCACAGGGCTCCAGAGGGAGACGGGCACAGGGCTCCAGAGGGAGACGGGCACAGGGCTTCAGAGGGAGACGGGCACAGGGCTCCAGAGGGAGACGGGCACAGGGCTCCAGAGGGAGACGGGCATAGGAATCAAGAGACAGACAAGAggaaggacagggagagagaccgtGACCGAGAAAGGGACAGAGTTAGGGGGAGAGAGCCTGACAGGAGAGACTACGACCGAGAGAGAGCCAggaacagagaccgagagagagacagagaaaggaaaagagacaggagcagagaccgggacagaggcagggagagagagcctgACAGGAGAGAAAACGACAGAGACAGAGCACGGGACCGAGAAAGGGACAAAGACCGAGACCGCCGGGACAGGAGCAAGAgcaaagaaaagagagaagacaAAAAAGAATCAAACAAATCTTATGTCCCAAAGGAGAATGATAAACCTGCAGAGGTGGAAAGTGATAAAAACACATCATAA